One Pseudoalteromonas espejiana DSM 9414 DNA window includes the following coding sequences:
- a CDS encoding HAD family hydrolase, whose protein sequence is MKAQVEAIQGVIFDLDGTLVSSELDFSLIKAQIGCPCEQDLLDYIAQLPSPYMREEAMNIVHQHELQDAQFATILPGVTEAVNALKVKNIPMAIVTRNFDKAAAIKLQNNPLPIETVLTRSDAPAKPDPSALNAISTLWNISPSNLLYVGDFLYDIQAAHNAKMRACLYAPEATPIYADQADYVLRDFVELVTLVESYSQKVELC, encoded by the coding sequence ATGAAAGCGCAAGTAGAGGCTATTCAGGGAGTTATATTTGATTTAGATGGTACTTTGGTATCGTCGGAGTTGGACTTTTCCCTTATAAAAGCACAAATAGGTTGCCCATGTGAGCAAGACCTACTTGATTATATTGCACAGCTTCCTTCGCCTTATATGCGCGAAGAGGCAATGAATATAGTGCATCAACACGAACTGCAAGATGCGCAGTTTGCCACTATATTACCGGGCGTTACAGAAGCTGTTAACGCACTAAAAGTTAAAAATATTCCTATGGCGATTGTGACCCGCAATTTTGATAAAGCGGCTGCAATTAAGCTTCAAAATAATCCCCTTCCCATCGAAACGGTTTTAACCCGGAGTGATGCGCCAGCAAAACCAGATCCAAGTGCTTTAAATGCTATTTCGACACTTTGGAATATTAGCCCAAGCAACTTACTATACGTGGGCGATTTTTTATACGATATACAAGCTGCGCACAATGCAAAAATGCGCGCCTGTTTATATGCCCCCGAGGCTACTCCTATTTATGCCGACCAAGCAGACTATGTTTTACGTGATTTTGTTGAATTAGTGACTTTAGTTGAAAGTTACTCACAAAAAGTTGAGTTATGTTAA
- a CDS encoding DUF6702 family protein: MRFLLIIVCLLVAAPSMAHQLKSSVTTVLFNKRTSNIELMHRFYLHDTEHAVAHLFNGKADIISNKADQQRFVDYVESHVALQTLNGKPLTLSSVGAQIDGKFFWVYQEAPIPKGIEGIKMSNGALRDLWPSQVNMVNVEGKGKVKTLHFTQNDTWLEAKFEQ; encoded by the coding sequence ATGCGCTTTTTGCTTATTATTGTTTGCCTTTTAGTTGCTGCGCCGAGTATGGCGCATCAACTAAAGTCATCTGTTACCACGGTGCTTTTTAATAAACGTACAAGCAATATAGAGCTCATGCATCGGTTTTATTTACACGATACCGAGCATGCAGTAGCACATTTATTTAACGGTAAAGCCGACATTATTAGCAATAAAGCAGACCAGCAGCGATTTGTTGACTATGTTGAGTCGCATGTTGCTTTGCAAACGCTTAATGGCAAGCCGCTAACGCTTAGCTCTGTGGGTGCGCAAATTGATGGTAAGTTTTTTTGGGTGTACCAAGAAGCACCGATCCCTAAAGGGATTGAAGGTATAAAAATGAGTAACGGCGCACTGCGTGACTTATGGCCTTCGCAAGTAAATATGGTAAACGTTGAGGGTAAAGGTAAAGTTAAAACCTTACATTTTACTCAAAACGATACATGGCTCGAAGCCAAATTTGAGCAATAA
- a CDS encoding YebC/PmpR family DNA-binding transcriptional regulator: MGRAFEVRKSSMAKTANAKTKVNSKYGKEIYVAAKNGEPDPDVNQSLRRLIEKAKKDQVPAHVIEKAIEKAAGGAGEDYATARYEGYGPGNCMVIVDCLTDNPNRTIKDVRLPFTKTESKIGTPGCVAHMFDHFAVLGFAGDDDEVVLEALMMADVDVTDVEVENGKVSVFAPHTEYFKAKTALEENFEGINFEVDEITFVPQVHVEIEDEEVIANFDKFISMLEDCDDVQNVYHNAIVKN; encoded by the coding sequence ATGGGCAGAGCATTTGAAGTCCGTAAGAGCTCGATGGCTAAAACAGCCAACGCTAAAACTAAAGTTAACTCAAAGTACGGTAAAGAAATTTACGTTGCCGCTAAAAATGGCGAACCAGATCCTGATGTAAACCAATCGCTGCGTCGCCTAATTGAAAAAGCAAAAAAAGACCAAGTGCCTGCGCACGTAATAGAAAAAGCAATTGAAAAAGCAGCCGGTGGAGCAGGGGAAGATTACGCAACTGCACGTTACGAAGGTTATGGCCCGGGTAACTGTATGGTGATTGTTGATTGTTTAACAGATAACCCAAACCGTACTATTAAAGATGTGCGTTTGCCGTTTACTAAAACAGAGTCAAAAATTGGTACTCCGGGTTGTGTTGCGCACATGTTTGATCATTTTGCTGTACTTGGCTTTGCCGGTGATGACGACGAAGTGGTACTTGAAGCCTTAATGATGGCAGATGTTGATGTAACCGATGTTGAAGTAGAAAACGGTAAAGTGTCGGTATTTGCACCACACACTGAATACTTTAAAGCTAAAACAGCCCTAGAAGAAAACTTTGAAGGCATTAACTTTGAAGTTGACGAAATTACGTTTGTGCCGCAAGTGCATGTAGAAATTGAAGATGAAGAAGTAATTGCCAACTTTGATAAGTTTATTAGCATGCTTGAAGATTGTGATGACGTACAAAATGTTTATCACAATGCGATTGTAAAAAACTAA